One genomic region from Xenopus laevis strain J_2021 chromosome 2L, Xenopus_laevis_v10.1, whole genome shotgun sequence encodes:
- the htr1f.L gene encoding 5-hydroxytryptamine receptor 1F: MDIENFTDYNCTSEHLQKGITSKILISLTLSVLTLMTTAINSLVIAAIIVTRKLHHPANYLICSLAVTDFLVAILVMPFSIMYIMKETWIMGQAICDIWLSVDITCCTCSILHLAAIALDRYRAITDAVEYARKRTPKHAAVMIAVVWIISIFISMPPLFWRHQALNKEDECIIKHDHIVFTIYTTFGAFYIPLALILILYYKIYKAAKTLYHKRSVSRVEREQNGQVLLETTTTLCIAEKSFSDHSTDFDKIHITVRNAKVDMKQEKAYRKQKISSTRERKAATTLGLILGAFVICWLPFFVKEVIVNICEACYISDHMSNFLTWLGYLNSLINPLIYTIFNEDFKKAFQKLMRCRHYL, encoded by the coding sequence atggaTATAGAAAACTTTACAGATTATAACTGCACTTCGGAACATCTACAAAAAGGGATTACAAGCAAGATTCTTATTTCTCTCACTCTGTCTGTTTTGACTTTGATGACGACGGCCATAAATTCCCTTGTAATCGCTGCAATAATCGTGACGCGGAAACTACATCACCCCGCCAATTATTTAATATGCTCCCTAGCCGTTACAGATTTCCTAGTAGCTATTTTGGTGATGCCTTTTAGCATCATGTACATCATGAAAGAAACGTGGATTATGGGCCAAGCAATATGTGATATTTGGCTGAGTGTAGACATTACATGTTGCACATGCTCCATATTGCATCTTGCGGCTATTGCTCTTGATCGTTATCGAGCAATCACTGATGCTGTGGAATATGCAAGAAAGAGAACACCTAAGCATGCTGCAGTCATGATTGCTGTGGTGTGgatcatttctatatttatttcaaTGCCTCCTTTATTTTGGCGCCACCAGGCACTCAACAAAGAAGACGAATGCATCATTAAACATGACCACATTGTATTTACTATTTATACTACTTTTGGAGCATTTTATATTCCATTAGCCCTAATTTTAATCCTTTATTATAAAATTTATAAGGCAGCCAAGACATTATATCACAAAAGGAGTGTTAGCAGAGTGGAAAGAGAACAAAATGGGCAGGTCCTTTTGGAGACAACTACTACTTTATGCATTGCAGAAAAATCTTTTTCTGACCATTCCACTGATTTTGACAAAATCCACATCACAGTGCGAAATGCAAAAGTTGATATGAAGCAAGAAAAAGCCTACAGAAAGCAAAAAATATCCAGTACAAGAGAACGCAAAGCAGCAACAACTTTAGGACTGATTTTGGGAGCCTTTGTTATATGCTGGCTGCCATTTTTTGTAAAGGAAGTCATTGTTAATATTTGTGAAGCATGTTACATCTCTGATCATATGTCCAATTTCCTTACATGGCTTGGATACCTCAATTCCCTAATCAACCCCCTcatttatacaatttttaatGAAGACTTTAAAAAAGCATTCCAGAAACTCATGCGATGCAGGCATTATCTTTAA